The following proteins are co-located in the Haloplanus sp. HW8-1 genome:
- a CDS encoding sensor histidine kinase, which produces MDSEGLLPEKIRSRYAVKLFAVSLLITAVIVAGGMAIASQVSDRVTNEQLASVEANAELEAESLARWFEGEQESIRLLSSHRGIDRSNRTRIERTLAGELDRTSDELVSLHVVERPTEQPSNGTTERIVASSDGLAGEPLSATEIDWGQTATGEEVAFQFDNTTETLVSWVYLDAGNMSVAIASPTPDGDHVLIGEYHPSTRVAAAADATNDTSTVVLGGVSGYVMFEKNRPNEFRPYKGESTVTEVESRIEERPNQFAPISGAELGDTEVRGYHSVPSDGVNWVVVKEVPRSTALAVTNQVQTDLTVLIGLTVVGFVLISGMIHFGPIRSIRRLSRQAEAVAEGDLTAEIPDGNRIDEVGQLRASLHRTKAYIETITQQAEKIARREFDDAALDEEIPGPVGEAMADMRDDLERFIEERKQREQRLEVFNRLLRHNLRNRLDVIRSHTEQLADQTDSDDAEAVLAATDRLASIGTRARRIDRLMARDPDPTVVDLTSVVPSLLSQITSDDVTVNTEFPSTATLRTDAEILQTTLTSPLENAVKYAESSVTVSIAPTADKEGYRIAISDDGPGIPAAELESLAAGTETSLQHGRGLGLWQLRWGVDALGGDLSFETDDGTTVNITLDDLTDQTETETE; this is translated from the coding sequence ATGGACAGTGAGGGACTTCTGCCGGAGAAAATCCGCTCACGATACGCAGTAAAGCTCTTTGCTGTCTCGTTGCTCATTACTGCCGTTATCGTCGCTGGCGGGATGGCAATCGCCAGTCAGGTGTCCGATCGAGTCACGAACGAACAGTTGGCCTCGGTCGAAGCCAACGCGGAACTCGAGGCGGAGAGTCTCGCCAGATGGTTCGAGGGTGAACAGGAGTCGATTCGGCTGCTGTCCTCGCATCGGGGGATCGATCGTTCGAACCGAACACGAATCGAGCGCACCCTCGCCGGCGAACTCGACCGGACGTCGGACGAACTCGTCAGTCTTCACGTCGTCGAGCGGCCGACGGAACAGCCGTCGAACGGCACAACGGAGCGGATCGTTGCGAGTAGTGACGGCCTAGCCGGCGAGCCACTATCGGCGACCGAGATCGACTGGGGACAGACTGCCACCGGCGAGGAAGTCGCGTTCCAGTTCGACAACACGACGGAGACGCTCGTCTCGTGGGTGTATTTGGACGCCGGCAATATGTCGGTCGCGATCGCCTCACCGACGCCAGATGGCGACCACGTGTTGATCGGTGAGTACCATCCCAGCACTCGAGTGGCGGCGGCGGCCGACGCGACCAACGACACGAGCACCGTCGTCCTCGGCGGCGTGAGTGGGTACGTCATGTTCGAGAAGAACAGGCCAAACGAGTTCCGTCCGTACAAGGGTGAATCGACCGTCACCGAGGTCGAATCTCGGATCGAAGAGCGACCAAATCAGTTCGCGCCGATCAGCGGTGCTGAACTTGGCGACACGGAAGTGAGAGGCTACCACAGCGTCCCGAGCGACGGTGTCAACTGGGTCGTCGTCAAGGAAGTACCCAGGTCGACGGCGCTGGCTGTGACCAACCAGGTCCAGACCGACTTGACGGTACTGATCGGGCTCACGGTCGTCGGATTCGTATTGATTAGCGGCATGATCCACTTCGGCCCGATCCGTTCGATCAGACGGCTATCGCGTCAGGCGGAAGCAGTCGCCGAAGGTGATCTGACGGCCGAGATTCCGGACGGAAACCGGATCGACGAGGTCGGACAGCTTAGAGCCAGCCTCCACAGAACGAAGGCGTATATCGAAACGATCACCCAGCAGGCCGAAAAGATCGCCCGCCGGGAGTTCGACGACGCGGCGCTGGACGAAGAGATTCCGGGGCCAGTCGGGGAGGCGATGGCCGATATGCGCGACGATCTAGAGCGGTTCATCGAGGAACGAAAACAACGCGAACAACGGCTCGAGGTGTTCAACCGGCTGCTCAGACACAACCTCAGGAACCGGCTCGACGTGATCAGAAGCCACACTGAGCAGTTGGCCGACCAAACGGATAGCGACGATGCTGAGGCCGTCTTGGCAGCAACGGACCGGCTGGCGTCGATCGGCACGCGTGCCAGACGGATTGACCGTCTGATGGCCCGTGACCCCGACCCAACGGTGGTTGATCTCACATCGGTGGTTCCTAGTCTGCTCTCGCAGATCACATCTGACGACGTCACGGTCAACACGGAGTTCCCGTCGACGGCCACGCTCCGGACCGACGCCGAGATACTGCAGACGACACTGACCAGCCCGCTGGAAAACGCAGTCAAATACGCGGAGTCGAGTGTAACCGTCTCGATAGCGCCGACGGCCGATAAAGAAGGGTACAGAATCGCTATCAGCGACGACGGCCCCGGTATTCCAGCGGCCGAGCTCGAATCGCTGGCGGCCGGAACCGAAACCTCCCTCCAACATGGACGCGGACTCGGACTCTGGCAACTCAGGTGGGGCGTCGATGCACTCGGCGGTGACCTATCGTTCGAAACCGACGACGGCACGACGGTCAATATCACGCTCGACGATCTCACCGACCAAACTGAGACGGAGACCGAGTGA
- a CDS encoding sensor histidine kinase: MTDECTAAIPVDAFPDPVLAYAVDGRDARITTTNASFDRQFGDPSPEDFVSTVFDRFSHSTTTGNRDPITHVVRDDRVGIYLDGSGNRGTFFVRVIPSEEGTGYLVFSDLEDCPTTEELPAVDQVSSVLSHDLRNPLDVAEAHLTAARETGDQDHFESVADAHDRMERIIRDVLTLTRGDAVVDPSDQVSIETAATDAWQSVDTDGAILDLIGSLPTVTADADRVRRLFENLFRNAVEHGATGNRADPGDSVEDNATDGLSQADDNIEHSSTDNRMRSGDSVDFDSDAPAPNTHGDRGERSPGTREQSLDRSEGTTSEGSLTVTVGALSDGFYVADDGTGIPADERETVFEPGHSSMNGGTGLGLAIVEQIITAHDWNVTLTTADCGGARFEIRF; encoded by the coding sequence ATGACCGACGAGTGTACTGCGGCGATCCCGGTGGACGCGTTTCCGGATCCCGTTCTCGCCTACGCCGTCGACGGTCGTGACGCACGCATCACGACGACGAACGCGAGCTTCGATCGACAGTTCGGAGATCCCTCACCTGAAGATTTCGTCTCGACGGTATTCGATCGGTTTAGCCACAGTACTACCACCGGGAATCGGGATCCGATAACTCACGTCGTCCGGGACGACCGTGTAGGGATCTATCTTGATGGTTCCGGGAATCGGGGGACGTTTTTCGTACGAGTGATTCCCTCCGAGGAAGGCACCGGGTATCTCGTATTCTCAGACCTAGAGGACTGTCCAACTACCGAGGAACTGCCCGCCGTCGATCAGGTTAGTAGCGTGCTTAGCCATGACCTGCGTAATCCGCTCGACGTCGCCGAGGCACATCTCACAGCAGCGCGAGAGACGGGAGATCAGGACCACTTCGAATCGGTCGCCGACGCACACGATCGGATGGAACGAATCATTCGTGATGTCCTTACCCTCACACGCGGGGACGCCGTCGTGGACCCGTCGGATCAAGTCTCGATCGAAACCGCAGCGACGGACGCGTGGCAATCAGTCGACACTGATGGGGCGATACTCGATCTCATTGGATCGCTCCCGACTGTCACTGCCGACGCTGATCGCGTTCGAAGGCTGTTCGAGAATTTATTCCGGAACGCCGTCGAACACGGTGCAACGGGTAACCGGGCGGACCCCGGTGACAGTGTGGAAGATAACGCTACTGATGGCCTGAGTCAGGCCGACGACAACATCGAACACAGCTCCACGGACAACCGGATGCGATCCGGAGATTCGGTCGATTTCGACTCGGACGCTCCCGCCCCGAACACTCACGGGGACCGGGGAGAACGAAGTCCGGGAACCCGTGAACAGTCGCTCGACCGAAGCGAAGGGACGACCTCCGAAGGCAGCCTGACGGTCACCGTCGGCGCGTTGTCGGACGGGTTCTACGTCGCCGATGATGGCACGGGTATCCCCGCCGACGAACGGGAGACGGTTTTCGAGCCGGGCCACTCGAGCATGAACGGCGGAACTGGACTTGGCCTCGCAATTGTCGAGCAAATCATCACCGCACACGACTGGAACGTAACGCTCACTACAGCTGACTGTGGAGGGGCACGGTTCGAGATCAGATTCTAA
- a CDS encoding DUF5518 domain-containing protein, whose amino-acid sequence MVRIGPLQLTETWTYALVGGLLALPFTALEVWRSPENITLGAVLVGSVFAGYLIKRHGGNSTATGIRAALIGGIPALWALNELLWAISNIPNPPWFQAVSVGMALAFGGLMLVTVAVSGALAGRFGGWLAERRGRDGVADARSRT is encoded by the coding sequence GTGGTTCGGATTGGTCCCCTCCAGTTGACCGAGACGTGGACGTACGCACTCGTCGGTGGGCTACTTGCACTCCCGTTCACCGCGCTCGAAGTGTGGCGCTCCCCGGAGAACATAACGCTCGGAGCGGTCCTCGTCGGGAGCGTATTCGCCGGGTATCTGATCAAGCGACACGGCGGGAACAGCACCGCGACCGGAATACGGGCCGCGCTTATCGGTGGAATCCCGGCTCTCTGGGCGCTGAACGAACTGCTTTGGGCGATCTCGAACATCCCGAACCCGCCGTGGTTCCAAGCGGTCAGCGTCGGGATGGCACTCGCGTTCGGCGGCCTCATGTTGGTAACAGTGGCCGTCTCCGGAGCGCTCGCCGGTCGCTTCGGCGGCTGGCTGGCCGAACGGAGGGGTCGCGACGGCGTCGCCGACGCACGGAGTCGTACGTAG
- a CDS encoding response regulator transcription factor: MSENDSAADVRTLVVDDEREVADAYALRLRGYCDVETVYSGEAALSTVADTTVDIVLLDRHMPGMSGDDVLSELVERGYYGRLVMVTAVDPGIEVLDMPFDDYLCKPVDREDVRAVIDQQRRILAYETLGEYFSVEAKRAVLEAELDAKKHREHERFVAVAEQAEQLEARARRLLTDDDILDRFEEINREEL, encoded by the coding sequence ATGTCCGAAAACGATAGCGCGGCGGACGTGCGCACCCTCGTCGTCGACGACGAACGGGAGGTTGCAGACGCGTACGCACTCCGACTGCGAGGTTACTGCGACGTCGAGACCGTCTACAGTGGCGAAGCCGCGCTTTCGACAGTCGCGGATACGACTGTCGATATCGTCCTTCTGGATCGGCATATGCCGGGCATGTCGGGTGATGACGTGCTATCAGAACTGGTCGAACGGGGATACTACGGACGGTTGGTGATGGTAACGGCGGTCGATCCTGGGATCGAAGTGCTCGATATGCCGTTCGACGACTATCTCTGTAAACCGGTGGACCGCGAAGATGTCCGCGCGGTCATCGATCAGCAGCGACGGATCCTCGCGTACGAAACGCTTGGGGAGTACTTTAGCGTGGAAGCCAAGCGAGCGGTGCTCGAAGCCGAACTGGACGCAAAGAAGCATCGCGAGCACGAACGATTTGTAGCGGTGGCTGAGCAGGCCGAGCAACTCGAAGCCCGAGCCAGACGACTGTTGACTGATGACGACATCCTCGACCGGTTCGAGGAGATCAATCGTGAGGAGTTGTGA
- a CDS encoding ATP-binding protein: protein MISGTTLTTLVLRTLASALLYWTTWRAYRSRDQPSAEPFLVLSITLTVWAVSSLGATVVSVATVRVLESLFDLVQFGALLFLPVAWIAYALSYAGRGIMATRKRIVLLFGIVLPMVVGGIALASGASKTVVGSVIGLAIGWAVLYGFLLFLYALYATYLLIDLSWGHPRVSGTQITVLTASVAAPSLLSVAEANTSLVGGTTLGLLVSASFLTAAIRRYPVLTGFPKADYVARTRVVETLQEALVVLDWDDHVLDINETTAELFDGSTEGMIGEPVRSVINGLEGTELPTGATGTVALQTSEGRRRFQFSVSAVEEATTNDKGNAVARTLLFRDITDRETREQRLTVLNRILRHNVRNDLDVVLAYADAVDDEELQTGIRERATDLLELSNKVREAEAVMTESTDSPESVDLTDVASTVVDQFRSKNESADISLVCPDAVTISSHRAVLRQVLFELVENALEHTTADAPSVELSVREVSDGAVELSVADDGPGIPEREREILAAGTETQLEHGQGIGLWFVNWAVTQLGGEIQFRENDPEGSLVTVRLYDSVQ, encoded by the coding sequence ATGATCTCTGGTACCACACTAACTACCTTGGTACTCAGGACCCTGGCTTCCGCCCTATTGTATTGGACGACGTGGAGGGCTTACCGGTCCAGAGACCAGCCCAGTGCGGAACCGTTTCTCGTACTCTCGATCACGCTGACGGTCTGGGCAGTCTCCTCGCTTGGGGCCACGGTCGTCAGCGTGGCAACCGTGCGCGTCCTCGAGTCGCTTTTCGATCTAGTGCAATTCGGTGCCCTGCTGTTTCTCCCCGTCGCTTGGATCGCCTATGCACTCAGCTATGCCGGCCGCGGAATCATGGCGACACGGAAGCGGATCGTGCTGCTATTTGGCATCGTGTTACCGATGGTAGTCGGGGGCATCGCTCTCGCTAGTGGTGCTTCCAAAACGGTTGTCGGATCGGTGATCGGGCTTGCGATCGGATGGGCGGTCCTATACGGTTTCTTACTGTTCCTGTATGCCCTGTATGCGACGTATCTACTGATCGATCTCAGCTGGGGTCATCCCCGGGTGTCGGGCACACAGATAACCGTGCTGACGGCCAGCGTTGCGGCTCCGAGCCTGCTCTCCGTTGCGGAGGCTAATACCTCACTGGTCGGTGGCACGACGCTCGGTCTGCTCGTGTCGGCCAGTTTTCTGACCGCTGCAATACGACGGTACCCGGTACTGACCGGGTTCCCGAAAGCCGACTACGTCGCACGGACACGCGTCGTCGAAACCCTGCAGGAGGCGCTCGTGGTCCTCGACTGGGACGATCACGTCCTGGATATCAATGAGACGACGGCGGAGTTGTTCGACGGGTCCACGGAGGGGATGATCGGCGAACCGGTTCGGTCTGTCATTAACGGACTCGAAGGGACCGAACTCCCCACAGGGGCGACGGGAACAGTCGCACTTCAGACGTCGGAAGGCCGCCGGCGGTTCCAATTCAGCGTCTCCGCGGTCGAGGAAGCCACGACCAACGACAAAGGTAATGCCGTCGCCAGAACCCTACTCTTCCGGGACATCACCGACCGAGAGACCAGAGAGCAGCGACTCACGGTTCTCAATCGTATCCTCCGCCACAACGTGCGCAACGACTTGGACGTCGTGCTCGCGTACGCCGACGCCGTCGACGACGAGGAGCTACAGACCGGCATTCGAGAGCGCGCGACCGACCTTCTCGAACTGAGTAACAAGGTCAGAGAGGCGGAGGCAGTCATGACCGAGAGTACCGATTCACCGGAATCGGTCGATCTGACTGACGTAGCCAGCACTGTCGTCGATCAGTTCCGATCCAAGAACGAGTCGGCCGACATCTCGCTCGTCTGTCCCGACGCAGTGACTATCTCCTCCCATCGAGCCGTCCTTCGCCAGGTGCTTTTCGAACTGGTCGAAAATGCACTCGAACACACGACTGCGGACGCGCCTAGCGTCGAACTCAGCGTTCGGGAGGTGTCGGACGGAGCGGTCGAACTCTCCGTCGCGGATGACGGACCGGGGATTCCCGAGCGGGAACGAGAGATACTCGCTGCCGGAACCGAGACACAACTCGAACACGGCCAGGGTATCGGACTCTGGTTCGTCAACTGGGCAGTCACTCAGTTAGGAGGAGAGATCCAGTTTCGTGAGAACGACCCAGAAGGCAGTCTCGTCACGGTCCGGCTCTACGATTCGGTACAGTAA
- a CDS encoding winged helix-turn-helix domain-containing protein, translated as MSVNTTPRSQRQPDWTEEIDLSASELFDLFGDEYTRRVYETITEQPRSGRAVAEAADVSRATAYRRLNDLRDAGLVRTEMMICDDGHHKERFEPVPTSISISLDDGIGAMVDVAD; from the coding sequence ATGTCCGTCAACACGACCCCAAGATCGCAGCGGCAACCGGACTGGACGGAAGAGATCGACCTCTCGGCATCCGAGTTGTTCGACCTCTTCGGCGACGAATACACTCGACGCGTGTACGAGACGATCACGGAGCAGCCACGAAGCGGCCGTGCAGTGGCCGAGGCAGCGGATGTCTCGCGGGCGACGGCATATCGTCGCCTCAACGACCTTCGTGATGCGGGCCTCGTTCGCACTGAGATGATGATCTGTGACGACGGCCATCACAAGGAACGGTTCGAGCCTGTGCCGACCTCAATCTCTATCTCCCTCGACGACGGAATCGGGGCCATGGTCGACGTCGCGGACTGA
- a CDS encoding bacterio-opsin activator domain-containing protein, with the protein MDDQLQRAPIGVLEVSTDGIVLGCNEIGRTLIDATDPTGAPIADVFPRSVDDTLLTAFDGESVTETDFEEYYPALDRWLAVSVVALVEVGTVYVRDVTERRREKQSLQQLRQERKRTELIDNVRSDILAALVDASSREEIADTICRGLGETDLYEFAWVGERGVGRDGLVSRAVAGETGEIFEAVRDAVDDETVTTPEERAVESGRVQATHPLTDSSGVPESVRTAGFADGVQSALAIPVVYGSNVHGVVGVYASGTEAFSERERASFETLGEIAGFAITAVRNQNLLLSDTVTEITFELGESSVLTRLSQSLDSTLKLEGLVPQADDALLCFVSVEGDGIDRLDQETAGMREISGTRVISESDSGGRVELTTCGSTPLLAISSLGGTVRRASFDGETGRLVVDLPPDSDVRRIVDTVSREHDAEFVSKAERKRSVTTAREFRDELDDRLTQRQRTVLQTAYFADYFESPRGSTAEEVATSLDITGSTLLHHLRAGQRKLLDVYLDGRRKASERE; encoded by the coding sequence ATGGATGATCAACTGCAACGAGCGCCGATCGGCGTTCTCGAGGTGTCAACCGATGGAATTGTACTAGGTTGCAACGAAATCGGTCGGACGCTGATCGACGCTACGGACCCAACTGGCGCACCCATTGCCGACGTGTTCCCTCGGTCCGTCGACGACACCCTCCTGACCGCATTCGACGGCGAATCCGTCACCGAGACGGACTTCGAGGAGTACTATCCTGCCCTCGACAGGTGGCTTGCCGTCTCCGTCGTTGCGCTTGTTGAAGTCGGGACCGTCTACGTTCGAGACGTGACCGAGCGGCGACGCGAGAAACAGTCGCTTCAACAACTCCGACAAGAGCGCAAACGGACGGAGCTCATCGACAATGTGCGTTCGGACATCCTCGCGGCGCTCGTTGATGCCTCCTCCCGTGAAGAAATCGCCGACACGATCTGTCGGGGGCTCGGCGAGACCGACCTGTACGAATTCGCGTGGGTTGGAGAACGCGGTGTGGGACGCGACGGCCTCGTTTCCCGTGCCGTCGCGGGTGAGACTGGCGAAATATTCGAAGCCGTTCGCGACGCAGTCGACGACGAGACGGTGACGACCCCGGAGGAGCGTGCAGTCGAGAGCGGTCGAGTGCAGGCTACACACCCACTCACTGACAGTTCAGGGGTCCCTGAATCGGTCCGGACGGCCGGGTTTGCTGATGGCGTCCAGTCGGCACTGGCCATTCCGGTCGTATACGGGTCGAACGTCCACGGTGTCGTCGGCGTCTACGCCAGTGGCACCGAAGCGTTCTCCGAGCGGGAACGGGCCAGCTTCGAGACGCTGGGTGAGATAGCCGGGTTCGCGATCACTGCGGTTCGAAATCAGAACCTGCTGCTTTCTGACACCGTCACCGAAATCACCTTCGAGCTCGGGGAAAGCTCGGTGCTGACGCGATTGAGTCAGTCGCTCGACTCAACGCTGAAACTGGAAGGGCTGGTTCCACAGGCTGACGATGCGTTGCTCTGTTTCGTCTCCGTCGAAGGCGACGGAATCGACCGTCTCGATCAAGAGACCGCGGGGATGAGAGAAATCAGCGGGACACGAGTTATTAGCGAATCCGACTCCGGTGGTCGGGTCGAATTAACCACCTGTGGCTCGACGCCGCTACTCGCCATCTCCTCGCTCGGTGGAACTGTCCGGCGTGCCAGCTTCGACGGTGAGACGGGACGCCTCGTCGTGGACCTTCCGCCAGACAGTGATGTCCGCCGGATCGTGGATACCGTCAGCCGGGAGCACGACGCGGAGTTCGTCTCGAAGGCGGAACGAAAGCGATCCGTGACGACTGCCCGCGAATTCCGCGACGAATTGGACGACCGGCTGACACAGCGACAGCGGACGGTCCTCCAAACCGCATACTTCGCCGACTACTTCGAGTCACCGCGGGGGAGCACGGCCGAGGAAGTCGCCACCTCGCTGGACATCACGGGGTCGACGTTGCTTCATCACCTCCGCGCCGGCCAGCGGAAGCTTCTGGATGTCTATCTCGATGGACGGAGGAAAGCATCTGAAAGAGAGTGA
- a CDS encoding ArsR/SmtB family transcription factor, with protein MTSAFPRQSHVEHSPRERADLTVSGDSRVEALDALSSGTAQSILGALDGDPKTTSEIAKRVDTSIQNVHHHLRRLEENGLVEPIDTWYSVKGREMTVYALTAEKLVVQFGAAEQSQ; from the coding sequence ATGACGAGTGCCTTTCCACGTCAGAGCCACGTCGAACACAGCCCCCGTGAGCGAGCCGACCTCACCGTCTCCGGCGACTCACGGGTCGAAGCCCTCGACGCGCTGTCGTCGGGGACCGCACAGTCGATTCTGGGGGCGCTGGATGGTGATCCGAAGACGACCTCCGAGATCGCAAAGAGAGTCGATACGTCGATACAGAACGTCCATCATCACTTGCGACGCCTCGAAGAGAACGGCCTCGTCGAACCGATCGACACGTGGTACTCGGTGAAGGGTAGAGAAATGACCGTCTATGCCCTCACAGCCGAGAAACTCGTCGTCCAGTTCGGAGCGGCCGAGCAGTCGCAGTGA